The Mesorhizobium sp. CAU 1732 genome includes a region encoding these proteins:
- a CDS encoding DUF6352 family protein, translated as MKDFWLSSGHHLLDRDAAGRLTVTDAFLKAYFARPELLPPEDACEAEVMLHHQLLMHDPRRPIAAHEIAAMQDPDARENWTFMTAFRDRLLAAPSLEAAYLELARGSAADTPPLFMNQLAQLVLRNALDGGADAATLRAAELFYRPQRVTFHEGTLLLADAETIEVHEQNRHTSPLLSMLGGPAVTELEILDDENAASYFDRSDAFDMVLGLGHADSASRRGLAAAMQDWIRHLLFIEVKIDPVERVEDDDWAWFIGLDAEATRIGNTLWTQEELDPEDAERILALFRLSFSDPREARAEIGGRPVWLILAMTPDRMVRMKPQNLIASLPLRAADQ; from the coding sequence TTGAAGGATTTCTGGCTTTCTTCCGGACATCATCTGCTGGACAGGGACGCGGCAGGCCGGCTGACCGTGACTGACGCGTTCCTCAAGGCCTATTTCGCCCGGCCCGAACTTCTGCCGCCCGAAGACGCGTGCGAGGCGGAAGTGATGCTGCATCACCAGCTTCTGATGCACGATCCGCGCCGTCCGATCGCCGCGCATGAGATCGCCGCGATGCAGGACCCCGATGCGCGGGAAAACTGGACCTTCATGACAGCGTTTCGCGACCGCCTGCTGGCCGCCCCGTCGCTCGAGGCAGCCTATCTGGAGTTGGCGCGCGGTTCGGCAGCCGACACGCCGCCGCTCTTCATGAACCAGCTTGCGCAACTGGTGCTTCGCAATGCGCTCGACGGCGGGGCCGATGCCGCCACGCTGCGCGCGGCCGAGCTGTTCTACAGGCCGCAGCGGGTGACGTTTCACGAAGGCACCCTGCTGCTTGCCGACGCCGAGACCATCGAAGTCCACGAGCAGAACCGCCATACCTCTCCGCTGCTGAGCATGCTGGGCGGGCCGGCCGTCACCGAGCTGGAAATCCTCGACGACGAGAATGCCGCAAGCTACTTCGACAGAAGCGACGCCTTCGACATGGTGCTCGGCCTCGGGCATGCCGACAGCGCGTCACGGCGCGGCCTTGCCGCCGCGATGCAGGACTGGATACGCCATCTGCTTTTCATCGAGGTGAAGATCGACCCGGTCGAGCGTGTCGAGGACGACGACTGGGCATGGTTTATCGGGCTCGACGCCGAGGCCACGCGCATCGGCAACACCCTGTGGACACAAGAGGAGCTTGACCCTGAGGACGCAGAGCGCATTCTTGCGTTGTTCCGGCTTTCTTTCTCTGACCCGCGCGAAGCCAGGGCGGAGATCGGCGGTCGGCCGGTATGGCTGATCCTGGCGATGACCCCCGACCGGATGGTGCGCATGAAACCGCAGAACCTTATCGCCAGCCTGCCGCTCCGTGCGGCAGATCAGTGA
- a CDS encoding DUF6505 family protein — protein sequence MALKLPRTIRLDPSDTFVYSRAAEPGEWAVTGTFLFFGADVDALAGKERQAFRAGFLGIESFGWSTLVLVAEATAKERADAVESLARQLVAHCGAPGMDAARPAAEEEIAFAESLCDHPPNTLLALHRNGEAAGVRETFRTLHRKIARLDPAQAFRMIEVEEEDDVMEEVDIRTLAGRND from the coding sequence ATGGCTTTAAAATTACCGCGGACGATTCGTCTCGATCCCTCCGATACCTTCGTCTATTCGCGTGCGGCGGAACCCGGCGAATGGGCCGTTACCGGCACCTTCCTGTTCTTCGGCGCCGATGTCGATGCGCTGGCGGGCAAGGAACGACAGGCCTTTCGCGCCGGCTTCCTCGGCATCGAAAGCTTTGGCTGGTCCACCCTCGTCCTCGTGGCGGAAGCAACCGCGAAGGAACGCGCGGATGCCGTCGAAAGCCTGGCGAGGCAACTCGTCGCGCACTGCGGAGCTCCGGGGATGGACGCGGCGCGTCCGGCTGCCGAGGAGGAGATCGCCTTTGCAGAATCGCTGTGCGATCATCCGCCGAACACGCTGCTCGCCCTCCACCGCAACGGCGAGGCGGCAGGCGTCCGGGAGACGTTCCGCACGCTGCATCGCAAGATCGCCCGGCTTGATCCCGCACAAGCCTTCCGCATGATCGAGGTCGAGGAGGAAGACGACGTGATGGAAGAAGTTGACATAAGGACATTGGCGGGGCGAAACGATTGA
- a CDS encoding biotin/lipoate--protein ligase family protein translates to MSWRNPVLDHELDLPPPYGLVTLRESGDAFAHACAIAGERGAGTLVWVRRHDLAEFAVVLEPEEDFAQARRALYAGMNALADALAAHAPPSQPVTFDWPDAIRVDGVLVGGGRLGWPEGTCDDETPAWLVFSAMIRTSVVDGPGPGLRPTTGALDELGFETADAGEIITSFSRHLMAAFHEWNEDGFAGLAGQWLNRLPRGERDARIDDSGDLLLDGEPNRRRLGGVLASPTWLDPSTGAPWL, encoded by the coding sequence ATGTCCTGGCGCAATCCGGTGCTAGACCACGAACTCGATCTGCCTCCGCCTTACGGCCTCGTCACGCTGCGGGAGTCCGGCGACGCCTTCGCGCATGCCTGCGCCATTGCCGGAGAGCGGGGAGCGGGGACGCTGGTGTGGGTTCGGCGTCATGATCTGGCCGAGTTTGCGGTCGTCCTGGAGCCCGAGGAAGACTTCGCGCAGGCCCGCCGTGCCCTCTATGCCGGCATGAACGCGCTGGCCGATGCCCTTGCGGCGCATGCGCCGCCGTCGCAACCCGTCACCTTCGACTGGCCGGACGCGATTCGCGTCGACGGGGTTCTTGTGGGCGGCGGGCGGCTCGGCTGGCCGGAAGGAACGTGCGACGACGAGACGCCGGCATGGCTGGTCTTCTCCGCCATGATCCGCACGTCGGTGGTCGATGGCCCGGGACCGGGTCTGCGGCCGACGACGGGTGCGCTCGACGAACTCGGCTTTGAAACCGCCGATGCGGGGGAGATCATCACCAGCTTCTCCCGTCACCTGATGGCCGCATTCCATGAATGGAACGAAGACGGCTTTGCGGGCCTTGCCGGACAATGGCTGAACCGTCTGCCGCGCGGCGAGCGGGACGCCCGGATCGACGACAGTGGCGACCTTCTTCTTGATGGAGAGCCCAACCGACGCCGTCTTGGGGGGGTTCTTGCCTCGCCGACCTGGCTCGATCCCTCGACAGGGGCGCCATGGCTTTAA
- a CDS encoding 4Fe-4S binding protein, translating to MNPDNPRTIFVCSCEKSMPAYGDSVARGYKRAQVKSADQLCGAEIEHVRSALRAGGAITIACTQQAPLFREVAEDVGFAGDLAFANIRETAGWSSEAANAGAKAAALVAMAAEPATAPEQVTLTSNGVALVYGRDETAIEAGRQLANDLDVTVLLARSGDVVPNSVWDFPVVQGTIRNARGHLGAFEVTVDDFASPSPSSRERLRFGVPRDDAQSTADIILDLSGGMPLFPAHELRAGYLKADPADRAGVAVAIAKAAGLVGEFDKPRYINFSADLCVHSRSRITGCTRCIDLCPTGAITPAGDHVLIDAEICAGCGSCAAACPTGAASYAVPDGEALLRRLRTLLVTYREAGGQNPTVLFHNADHGAPLIDALARFGPGLPANVLPVAVNELTQLGLEAWTAPVAWGAVAVKALASARPKHDAIGLARNVTIANLLTGALGYGSQICGIIEADDPDTLSSVLVAMQPQSRATKPATFLPLGGTRSLLKSAVVELHGAAPTPVDRVALPESAPFGGLDVDVEACTLCLACVTACPTGALSDSEERPALHFAESACVQCGLCAATCPENAITVAPQIDFLAWQAPRRLVKQEEPALCISCSKPFGTKSTIDRIVARLEGRHWMFAGDNAARIDVVRMCDTCRIEAVTNEGFDPYETSGRPAPRTTEDYIRARDASDTKPGSN from the coding sequence ATGAACCCAGACAACCCTCGTACCATCTTCGTCTGCTCTTGCGAAAAGAGCATGCCTGCCTACGGCGACAGCGTTGCCCGGGGCTACAAGCGGGCGCAGGTAAAGTCGGCTGATCAGCTCTGCGGAGCCGAAATCGAGCATGTGCGCAGTGCATTGAGGGCAGGCGGAGCCATCACCATCGCCTGTACGCAGCAAGCGCCGCTGTTCCGCGAAGTCGCGGAGGATGTCGGCTTCGCCGGCGATCTGGCTTTCGCCAATATCCGCGAGACCGCTGGCTGGTCGAGCGAGGCGGCGAATGCCGGGGCGAAGGCTGCGGCCCTCGTGGCGATGGCCGCCGAGCCCGCAACCGCGCCTGAACAGGTCACGCTTACCAGTAATGGCGTGGCGCTCGTCTACGGCCGCGACGAAACGGCCATCGAGGCTGGCCGGCAGCTCGCAAACGATCTCGATGTCACGGTGCTGCTGGCGCGATCCGGCGACGTCGTGCCGAACAGCGTCTGGGATTTCCCGGTCGTGCAGGGCACGATCAGGAACGCGCGCGGCCATCTCGGCGCGTTCGAGGTGACTGTAGACGATTTCGCGTCGCCGTCGCCGTCATCGCGCGAGCGCCTGCGGTTCGGCGTGCCTCGCGACGATGCGCAGTCGACCGCAGACATCATTCTTGATCTATCTGGCGGTATGCCGCTGTTTCCGGCTCACGAATTGCGCGCAGGGTATCTGAAGGCAGATCCGGCCGACAGGGCAGGCGTCGCCGTGGCGATTGCCAAGGCGGCCGGTCTCGTCGGGGAGTTCGACAAGCCCCGCTACATCAATTTCTCTGCCGACCTGTGCGTGCATTCGCGGTCGCGCATCACCGGCTGCACGCGTTGCATCGACCTGTGCCCGACGGGCGCCATTACACCCGCCGGAGACCACGTTCTCATCGACGCCGAGATCTGCGCCGGCTGCGGAAGCTGCGCCGCCGCCTGTCCGACGGGTGCCGCGTCCTATGCCGTCCCGGACGGGGAGGCCCTTCTGCGGCGGCTGCGGACGCTTCTGGTCACCTATCGGGAGGCGGGCGGCCAGAACCCGACCGTGCTGTTCCACAACGCCGACCATGGTGCGCCGCTGATCGACGCTCTCGCGCGCTTCGGCCCCGGCCTGCCTGCCAACGTGCTGCCAGTCGCGGTCAACGAACTGACGCAATTGGGGCTCGAGGCCTGGACCGCGCCTGTCGCCTGGGGCGCGGTGGCGGTCAAGGCGCTGGCTTCCGCACGGCCAAAGCACGACGCCATTGGTCTTGCACGAAACGTCACCATAGCGAATCTCCTGACGGGCGCGCTCGGTTACGGCTCGCAGATCTGCGGGATCATCGAGGCCGATGATCCTGACACACTCTCATCCGTCCTGGTCGCGATGCAGCCGCAAAGCCGGGCTACGAAACCTGCAACGTTCCTGCCTCTCGGCGGCACGCGCAGCCTGCTCAAAAGCGCGGTGGTCGAACTCCATGGCGCCGCGCCGACGCCGGTGGACCGCGTCGCGTTGCCGGAGTCTGCGCCATTCGGTGGGCTCGACGTCGACGTCGAAGCCTGCACGCTATGTCTTGCATGCGTGACGGCGTGTCCGACCGGTGCGCTCTCCGACAGCGAAGAGCGGCCCGCTCTCCATTTCGCCGAGAGCGCATGCGTCCAGTGTGGGCTTTGCGCTGCGACCTGTCCGGAAAATGCAATTACCGTGGCACCGCAGATCGATTTCCTTGCCTGGCAAGCCCCGCGCCGACTCGTCAAGCAGGAAGAGCCGGCGCTCTGCATCAGCTGCAGCAAGCCATTCGGAACGAAGAGCACGATCGATCGCATCGTCGCCAGGCTTGAAGGCAGGCACTGGATGTTTGCCGGCGACAATGCCGCAAGGATCGACGTCGTGCGGATGTGCGATACGTGCCGCATCGAGGCGGTGACCAATGAAGGGTTCGATCCCTATGAAACATCCGGCCGTCCCGCACCGCGAACCACCGAGGACTATATCCGCGCCCGTGACGCCTCGGACACCAAGCCCGGCTCAAACTAA
- a CDS encoding c-type cytochrome, whose protein sequence is MLAIRIVATAFFLFGATAHGAELRGHGGPVRAIAITADGQTAITGSFDAKAIIWSLETGEARDVLLFHDDQVDAVALLPDNRFASAGADGRIALWEDGNSTPVSVLEGHKAPVVSLALSPDGSSLASASWDGTVRLWPLDGGAPHILEGHQGNVNAVAFLSGGTLASAGHDATVILWPSEGDTAPVRVTVPTPLTVLAALAGDRLLAGSVDGTLRALDHTGAIRGEVAVFRGPLTALAVTDDGKYIAVAAVTGGIALLDAENLKTVHSFDTANIPVWSLAFRPGGGTLMTGGADRIVREWDVETGRRLGSTVADEADPMSDYAGNPDAQVYRACIACHTLDPDNVNRAGPTLHGIFGRRIASVPGYRYSEAFRKMDIVWTPETVAKLFELGPATYTPGTKMPEQIIGDPEDRAALIRFLQAEASEN, encoded by the coding sequence ATGCTGGCAATACGCATAGTGGCGACCGCCTTCTTTCTCTTCGGTGCAACCGCGCATGGAGCGGAACTGCGCGGCCATGGCGGGCCGGTGCGCGCGATCGCCATCACCGCCGACGGTCAGACGGCGATCACCGGCAGTTTCGATGCCAAGGCCATCATCTGGTCGCTCGAAACAGGCGAGGCGCGCGATGTGCTGCTGTTCCACGACGATCAGGTCGATGCCGTCGCTCTTCTGCCGGACAACCGTTTTGCCAGCGCCGGGGCGGATGGCCGCATCGCGCTCTGGGAAGACGGGAACAGCACGCCCGTCTCCGTCCTGGAAGGACATAAGGCGCCGGTGGTGTCACTTGCACTGTCCCCCGACGGTTCATCCCTCGCTTCCGCGTCATGGGACGGCACCGTCCGGCTCTGGCCGCTCGACGGCGGTGCGCCACATATCCTCGAAGGGCACCAGGGCAACGTCAATGCGGTAGCCTTCCTGTCGGGCGGGACGCTTGCCAGCGCCGGCCATGACGCCACCGTCATCCTGTGGCCGTCCGAAGGCGACACCGCGCCGGTGCGGGTCACCGTGCCGACGCCTCTCACCGTTCTTGCTGCGCTTGCGGGAGACCGCCTGCTGGCCGGAAGCGTCGACGGGACCTTGCGCGCGCTTGATCACACGGGCGCTATCCGTGGCGAGGTTGCGGTGTTTCGCGGCCCGCTGACCGCGCTGGCGGTGACGGACGACGGCAAATACATCGCGGTGGCCGCCGTCACTGGCGGAATCGCGCTGCTCGACGCCGAAAACCTGAAGACCGTGCATTCCTTCGATACGGCGAACATTCCCGTGTGGTCGCTTGCATTCCGGCCCGGGGGCGGAACGCTGATGACCGGGGGCGCTGACCGCATCGTGCGGGAGTGGGACGTCGAAACCGGCAGGCGGTTGGGAAGCACCGTCGCAGACGAGGCTGATCCCATGAGCGATTATGCCGGCAATCCCGATGCCCAGGTCTACCGCGCATGCATCGCATGCCACACGCTCGACCCCGACAACGTCAATCGCGCCGGCCCGACGCTGCACGGAATCTTCGGCCGCAGGATCGCGTCGGTTCCCGGCTATCGCTACTCGGAAGCCTTCCGGAAAATGGACATCGTCTGGACGCCGGAAACGGTAGCGAAGCTGTTCGAACTGGGTCCGGCCACCTACACGCCGGGCACCAAGATGCCCGAACAGATCATCGGCGATCCCGAAGATCGCGCCGCACTGATCCGCTTCCTGCAGGCCGAAGCCAGCGAGAATTAG
- a CDS encoding DUF6494 family protein yields MTQNMETDSFNISMRKFLKQVGVTSQQAIEKAVEQNGLKGQGRLAVKAVITVEAVGLNHVIEGEIDLG; encoded by the coding sequence ATGACGCAGAATATGGAAACCGATTCTTTCAACATCTCCATGCGCAAATTTCTCAAGCAGGTCGGCGTGACCTCTCAGCAGGCGATCGAAAAAGCGGTGGAGCAGAATGGGTTGAAAGGGCAGGGACGCCTGGCGGTCAAAGCCGTGATCACGGTGGAGGCCGTCGGCCTGAACCATGTGATCGAAGGCGAGATCGACTTGGGGTGA
- a CDS encoding helix-turn-helix transcriptional regulator, with product MKFLTTSEAAEYLRLGERKLYELVAEERIPCSKVTGKWLFPRHELDRWVMSGLARPAGMLPQEAPPIVGGSQDDLLEWSLRQSGSGLASLTEGTESGVGRLQRGEAAAAAIHFHRADADPNAAAVADMAQLHDVVLVGFARREQGLLLPPGNPKSLNTLADVRTTGAKIAVRQRGAGADMLLTLLMGIAGLSPGDLDRLEPPCLTGPDLAAAVRTGRADCGIATRAAASGAGLDFVPLVWENFDLLMRQRTYFLPPFQALLHLMRQQVFADRAAELTGYDTAPAGQIRFFK from the coding sequence ATGAAGTTTTTAACGACATCGGAAGCAGCCGAGTATCTCCGCCTCGGGGAGCGCAAACTTTACGAGCTCGTCGCCGAGGAACGAATCCCGTGCAGCAAGGTCACCGGCAAGTGGCTGTTTCCGCGCCATGAGCTCGACCGCTGGGTCATGTCGGGGCTGGCGCGGCCGGCCGGGATGTTGCCGCAGGAGGCGCCGCCGATCGTCGGCGGCAGCCAGGACGATCTTCTCGAATGGAGCCTGCGCCAGTCGGGCTCCGGCCTCGCCTCGTTGACCGAGGGCACCGAAAGCGGCGTCGGCCGCCTGCAGCGTGGGGAGGCGGCGGCGGCGGCGATCCATTTCCATCGCGCGGACGCCGATCCGAATGCCGCCGCGGTGGCGGACATGGCCCAACTCCACGACGTGGTCCTCGTCGGGTTTGCGCGGCGCGAGCAGGGCCTGTTGTTGCCGCCTGGCAACCCGAAATCCCTCAACACCCTGGCCGACGTTCGGACCACCGGGGCGAAGATAGCGGTTCGCCAGCGCGGCGCGGGCGCGGATATGCTGCTTACCCTGCTCATGGGCATCGCCGGGCTCTCGCCTGGCGATCTCGACCGGCTGGAGCCGCCATGCCTCACCGGGCCGGATCTTGCCGCGGCCGTTCGCACCGGCCGGGCCGATTGCGGCATTGCCACCCGTGCCGCCGCAAGCGGTGCGGGGCTGGATTTCGTGCCGCTCGTCTGGGAGAATTTCGACCTGCTGATGCGGCAGCGGACGTATTTCCTGCCACCGTTCCAGGCGCTGCTGCACTTGATGAGGCAGCAGGTATTCGCCGACCGCGCGGCCGAACTTACCGGCTACGATACGGCCCCGGCAGGGCAGATACGCTTCTTCAAATAA